A portion of the Lathamus discolor isolate bLatDis1 chromosome 5, bLatDis1.hap1, whole genome shotgun sequence genome contains these proteins:
- the FBXO5 gene encoding F-box only protein 5, which translates to MKSNLNRSFKMKCDFGCMSLHAGLAPLKSTVEKTRLEKSCPFNYEKGFCKKCAEEHQKILLSDSCPVASRNLNPEDEGRPVHNKENKQVTQRLDEGIYEMEALENSKFNEDSGYSSMLSNQYTDAIEHEDIIPLAGNLCGTPKHCLMKNQNQTQFSKKTLLPVIHYEEMICSTLKKSGKRNLKSWAAVDKIVFMGKVELCNLIGKKMGLDRIDILAELFQKDLKHILTNILRHLGEMDLINFAKVSTTWQKILQEDKWIFQFYSKAVKNLSNGTKTPEHAATRDYVLYRAALAAIQKATPLKNLNKKGTRSKASKNHSRLMEFSEAAKTLKTTESLKACHRCGSPAKYDSYLQRAMCSREGCGFDFCTKCMCSYHSSSDCMSSKPVKPSSKFELLPGTKKSKHNLQRL; encoded by the exons atgaaatcaaaCCTTAACCgctctttcaaaatgaaatgtgatTTTGGTTGTATGTCTCTTCATGCTGGGCTTGCACCACTGAAGTCTACTGTGGAGAAAACAAGACTAGAAAAATCCTGCCCCTTCAATTATGAGAAGGGTTTTTGTAAAAAGTGTGCTGAAGAGCATCAGAAAATACTCCTTAGTGACTCATGCCCTGTGGCCAGCAGAAATCTAAATCCTGAAGATGAAGGAAGACCTGTAcataacaaagaaaacaaacaagtaacCCAGAGACTTGATGAAGGTATTTATGAAATGGAGGCACTGGAAAACAGTAAATTTAATGAGGACAGCGGTTATTCCTCTATGTTAAGTAATCAGTACACTGATGCAATAGAACATGAGGATATTATACCTTTGGCTGGGAACCTCTGCGGAACACCAAAGCATTGTCTGATgaagaaccaaaaccaaacacagttttcaaagaaaactttGTTGCCAGTGATCCATTATGAAGAAATGATTTGCTCAACTTTGAAAAAAAGTGGTAAAAGAAATCTCAAGTCTTGGGCTGCAGTGGACAAAATTGTTTTTATGGGAAAGGTTGAACTTTGCAACCtaattggaaagaaaatgggatTAGACAGAATAGACATACTTGCTGAACTCTTCCAAAAGGACCTGAAGCATATATTAACAAACATTTTAAGGCATCTTGGAGAGATGGACTTAATCAA TTTTGCCAAAGTCAGCACAACGTGGCAGAAAATTCTACAAGAAGATAAATGGATTTTCCAATTTTATAGTAAAGCTGTGAAAAACCTTTCT aaTGGTACTAAGACACCAGAGCACGCTGCAACAAGGGATTATGTTCTCTATCGAGCTGCTTTAGCTGCCATTCAGAAAGCAACCCCACTGAAAAACTTGAATAAAAAAGGCACTAGATCCAAAGCATCTAAGAATCACAGCAGGCTGATGGAGTTTTCTGAG GCTGCCAAGACCTTGAAAACCACAGAAAGCCTCAAAGCCTGCCACCGCTGTGGCTCCCCTGCAAAGTATGACTCCTATCTACAAAGAGCAATGTGCAGTCGTGAAGGTTGTGGCTTCGACTTTTGCACAAAGTGCATGTGCAGCTACCACAGCTCCAGTGATTGTATGAGCAGCAAACCAGTGAAACCCAGCTCGAAGTTTGAACTGCTTCCTGGGactaagaaaagcaaacacaatcTACAGAGATTGTGA